Within Vicia villosa cultivar HV-30 ecotype Madison, WI linkage group LG1, Vvil1.0, whole genome shotgun sequence, the genomic segment GTAGAGCATCATTACAAAAGGGATGTGGTAAATGGGTTATTGGTAGAATTGGTGGACTACACACTTGCATGGCGTCTTCTATGTCACAAGATCACAGCAAGCTAAGCTTTACTCAAATCTTATCGCTCAAAGCATCAGAGCTCTTGTCAGCGACGACGCTTCAATCAAGGTGAAAACTATTATCGCTCATGTTCGTACAGCTTTCAACTACACGATATCTTATAAAAAGGGATGGCTTGCAAAGAACAAAGCAATCGAGTCTATTTATGGAAACTGGGAGGCTTCATACAATGACCTACCGCAATGGTTGTTAGTCATGCAAGAGCATCTTCCTGGAACCGTAATAGAGTTGGAAACACTGCCTGCATATTTAGATGATGGAACACAAATTAGTGGTGCAAGAATTTTCCATCGCCTTTTTTGGGCGTTTCAACCAAGTATCAGAGGTTTCGCCTATTGCAAACCAATTGTGCAAGTCGATGGCACATGGCTGTATGGAAAATATAGAGGAACGTTGCTAATGGCTGTTGCGCAAGATGGGAACGGTAACATTTTCCCAGTCGCCTACGCATTGGTTGAAGGTGAGACAGGAGGGGCTTGgagtttttttctaaaaaatttgcGGCTGCACGTGACCCCTCAATCTGATCTATGTTTGATATCTGATCGACACGAATCTATAAAGAGTGCATACAATAACCCAGACAATGGCTGGCAAAATCCTCCTTCAGTGCATGTGTATTGCATCAGGCACATAACACAAAATTTTATGCGAGCGATCAAGGACAAAGACCTCCGCAAGAAAGTTGTAAACATGGGTAATTTAATCTATATTTTTTTAGTGTTTTGGTCTTCAACCTTTAAATTCATATTTTTgttatactaatatttttaatattgcaTATACAGGGTATGCTCTGACGGAGTCTACATACGCTTACTATCGGGAGGAAATCCGACAAACAGACTTGGAAGCTTTCAACTGGATAGAGAATCTTCCAAGAGAAAAATGGTCGCGAGCTTATGACGGTGGAAGACGATGGGGTCACATGACAACCAACCTTGTGGAATCATTGAACTCGGTGATGATGGAAACAAGGAATTTACCAATTACAACACTGGTAAGGTCCACATAATTCAGGATGGGCACATTGTTTGGGAGGCGAGGTCATAATTGGACAAAAATGTTGTCATCAAAGGAGGATTTCACGGATAATTGCATGAAAGAGATGCAAAAAGAAGTAGAAAAATCTCACAATTATAATGTCCTAAGTTTTGATCGTGAGAGAAACTATTTCGTCGTCCAAGAGACAGTTAATAATAACGAGTGCCGGCCACTTACTTATTATAACGTCGACCTCCAAAAACAAACATGTGACTGTGGGAAATTTCAAACTTTTCATGTGCCCTGCTCGCATGCCATTGCAGCTTGTTCTCATGTCCGACTCAATTATCAGATGTTTATCCCTCCTGTATTTCGAGTTCGAAATATCTTCAAGGTATACGAACAAAGCTTCATCGGTGTTCCCAAAGAAGATCAATGGACTCCTTATCAAGGTGATATTCTTTTACACAATGAAAGAATGCGACGAAACAAAAAAGGTCGCCCAAACAGCACTCGCATTAGGACTGAAATGGACACCGTTGAGAAAGTAAAAAGACGATGTGGAATCTGTCAAGGATTACATATGCGCAAAAAATGTTCGCATCGGCCAAATGCAGCGGGCCCTTCTAACTAGTTAAACATTCtagttaataatattatttagagATGTTGTTGTATtaagttgtattaattataattaataatatttgtttttaatttaatattttgtattaaaGTTTATTtcgtattaaataatatttagtattaattatgtttaagataattaatttaatttttaattagttaaaaaaatgatattaaaccatttaattaaattatttaatgcatataacataaatatatattaaaaatatattaaatacaaaacaaaaatcattaaaacaataaaaacgaaaaaaataaaaaaagggcaTGTCCCCATTCCAATTGGCGACATGCTTCTTTGTGGCAGACAGGGCCCACCATGTCCCCATTCCAATTGGCGACATGGTCTTTGGAGCAGGTAGGGCCCACCCTTTTCTCCATCCTGATTGGCGACATGGTTTCAAGTTGTGGCAGTCTGGGAATTAGTTTTCAGGGTGTGGCAATTTGGGAATACTTTTTCACAGGTGTGGCAGGTGGGGAAAAAATTCTCAAATGGGAGAGTGAGGCGCTATATAGGAGTGTGAGAAAGGAATTCAGATTGGGCTAGAAATAAGAAAAGTCAACCCTGTTCCCATTTCTCTCACATGGTTCTGAAAACCAATCCACTTCAGCATTTCTTCCCTACTCCTCAGTATCTCCTTCCTTCGAAACTCCTCAGTATCTCCTTCCTTCTAACAAAAACTCAGCTCTTCAAACTCAATTCATCTCTCACTGCtcaaattcatcttcttctttaaaaATCCATAAGGTATTTTAATGAAATCAAGAAGATAAACTCAGTTTCGATCAATCCCGACGGTAATAAACACAAACGACATCAATAGAAAACACAACACTAAAACAACAGAGCGATGAAGAAATCGTTATCGACATAGAGGAAGATTCACCGATGAAACGGGATCCGATTTAAAATTTTCGTTGTTTGTTGTTGCTGGGACTTTGAAGATTCCCGAACGAATGTTGTTGGAGTCGACTGAAGGTTGTGTCGTTGTTATAACACTGTCATAAAGAACAAAAGAAATCAAATGTTCAACTTGTTATAACACTGCCATAAAGAACAAAAGAAATCAAATTGTTGTTCCTGAGTGAATATCACGTTCCCCTTTTTACAAGTATTGGTATTTTGGAACTCTGAAAGCGGTTGTGTGTTACCAATGTTGATTAAAAAACCAAAGATAACGTTCGGATCTACAAACTAGGaggaaaaacataaaacaaatttaaaacatTTCTTTTCTTGTCTTCAGCTGCCATACAATACAACTTTAAATACTAGGGTTTCTAGGTTGTTCAAAGGAACTTAGGCCTAAACATAAAAAGAGAAAATCACttaaaaaaagtataaaagaAATAAGGCCCATTAACTATAGTAGTCTTTTAGCCAACTTGGACTTCCTTTCATTCTGCAGGGTCGTCCCATAGTGTTAGTAATATTACTCCCGGGCCCATCAAGAACCTTTTCCACAAGGTTCAAATCTGAGATTGTGTTTGGATAAGCTTCGGTTGACGTGGCAGGCTGTGAGAGGTGGGTGGGATTGCTTGAAGATAATGGAGTACAGGTTGTATCTTGGGAAGCCACAGAATCTGAGACATTAACTAAGCAATGTGAAGGGAAAAGTGTCGAAGGAATACGCGTGACACGCGTGGGGTAATCTTGGGACGTTGGATGCCATTTGGAGGGTGGAGATGCAGCGGTGATAGATCCGTTGGATATGGGAGCCAACTGGTTTGGGAAAACGTAAGGAAAAGTGTATGTACTTGGGACAGGCAAAATAGTTGAAGTCATTAAGTCTTTAGATGAATAGCTTTCCACCGAATCATTCAGAAGAACTCCCTTATCGCTCTTCATCTCCTCACTCTTGAAGCTCACCTTCTTAGACTTCTCTCTCAGCTGTGCTACTGcgtgattgtcataccccaaaatttgcccaagaTGTTTTTACCCACCTAACTTGCAAATGCTCAAGACAGTACAAGCTCACTCTTCTCCTAAGCACAAgatctaaattagggtttctgatttaatcaaggaatttgaacttctgatacatcaggTGGacctcatggcctctcatatgattcaaagtgccttcatgccaagtttcaagccctgattcaaaagattactcaatcaactgctcaaacgatcaataatcgactggttgacctaaaagtcaaactatggacaaactacagtcaaaacttctgatttttggtcaacatcctcattatggagtatcattcatcatatgatcaaggattgatcatgattcatcaagaaaaactccagaatcatcaagaacctgagtttctaaattagggttttttaggaaaaagtcaactgaactttgaccggccgtaactcccacatggaacatcagaaatttcccatccaaagctcaatttgaaggaaattgaattctctacaattttgtctctcacatgcccaggccaaaaatgcttcatttgagagatatgagcccaaacattacaggtccttctaaaggatcgcaaaaaagtcGTTTTTTcccaaagctcataacttgaacatggtagactcacttgagatgaaacaaaaagggttgattagaggactcttcaagctttccaaaaagtccaaaaacATGGAAAAATGTTAAAGTATGGAGAGATGGCAAGATGCACAAGTTCACCAAATTTCAAGGGATGTACAAAGAGAGATATTGCCCAAAATGCACTTTTTTCTAAATGGGTTTGAATTCTTTTTATCTAATCTTTATCCAAAGCCCATCCACGCCCTAGAAAagtatatttcaattttttattattttatttattatttcatggATTCAATTCATTTTAttcatgatttaattaaataaaatagtaaaaatatgaaagatatgattttggttgattttccaatcaaatattgaGCATAATATTCATATTTAATCAAAGAAAAACGTGAGAGATACTTGTGGAGCAAGAAAGGCCAAGTTTAGAAAGATTTTGTACAAAATCTTTTTCAATTTCTTCTCTTACCAATCAACTTGATTCTCAAGCAATATTATAACCCTAAATCCGTTCCCTATATATACCCCTAAAGTCTGCAGGCATAGAAAGGAGATTGGACGAAAAAATAGGAGAGGATTTAGGGTTCCAAGCTTCCAAAAACTTCAAAGAAAAGTGAAGGATTCGTCTCTATCATTCCAGCCTTCTCCAAGTCCAAAAGATCATCCTAATCCCTTCTACAGGTATCAAAGGGTAAGTCTGAACCATGAAGCCTAATTGAATGTACGTATAATCCATGTTCATGACTAACATATTCATGCATGTGTTATGATTCTTATATCTCGAAATCCTTTGCGTTTTAATGTGATTTATTCATATCTATGAGTCCCTGAGATCATTTAAAAGGTGTTGAAGTCGTTGTTTTGGAGCTTTAACGTATGGAATAGAttccaccatggctagggcaaaaCGAAGGTGCTTCTTCGTTCTCATGCCTCCAAGAATTTTCAATCCAAAACAACAGTTCCATTGAGTTCGTAAGGTGTCAATTAGTAGGTCTGGGGGCGTTTGCATTTGTTTGGATCTTGTTTTGCAGGTATTCTAAATcgcaggttgaagatgagaaaaacaaagaaaatttcGCAGGAAATATCGTGGGTAATTCCACAAGAGAATCCGCAGGTGATcccaagaagatgatgaatagtagtgCAGATCCCTTGACCACGCGTGGCATTCGTATATTGGACGGTCAATGCTCTTCAACTTCCTCTCTCCGCCTCATTGGTTGTTCAACGCATAAAGGGGGCCCACCCGACTTTCTCTTTTGACTCATCCCATCACTTTCATTGTtttatattaattgtttttaagttaatatattaatatgaATCACTTGCAGAACAATTGGTAAAGGAGAATCGGAAGTGCCTTTAGTGACCTGGGTTCGAGTACGACCaggatcatttatttttaataaacatTCAAGTTTAAATCCCATGCGTCCTACACACAAGCATGCACCATGATCCCTCACGCATCCACCACCAGATCTTCACAGCGCCAAGATCCAAGGGCCCTGGATTGCTAGCTCACCATGGACCATCATGAAGCTCTCACACCTGATCAGAGCTAAGtgctctaattttttattttatttgttttgttgttattacttagtttttctattctttttttaataaaaaaatatattttttaactaattcttttaaaatttcaatcttctttttttttatatatacaaaaataatgttaactaatttaatttaaattgataattttaaattaattagggttaggttgataattaattttttttattattatttttaaaccaACTGCTTTAAACCCTGAATtaatcatgatcactaat encodes:
- the LOC131660356 gene encoding uncharacterized protein LOC131660356, producing the protein MGTLFGRRGHNWTKMLSSKEDFTDNCMKEMQKEVEKSHNYNVLSFDRERNYFVVQETVNNNECRPLTYYNVDLQKQTCDCGKFQTFHVPCSHAIAACSHVRLNYQMFIPPVFRVRNIFKVYEQSFIGVPKEDQWTPYQGDILLHNERMRRNKKGRPNSTRIRTEMDTVEKVKRRCGICQGLHMRKKCSHRPNAAGPSN